In a genomic window of Pelodiscus sinensis isolate JC-2024 chromosome 32, ASM4963464v1, whole genome shotgun sequence:
- the LOC102462393 gene encoding E3 ubiquitin-protein ligase TRIM11-like, translated as MAFSPEPRRTTPELPLRPQTLQQFKVNVTLDPDTAGPELILSEDLKDARWGKPSQEMPDRPERFDTDPCILGCGGFTSGRHYWEVEVDGLFWTVGVARESVRRKGPIIFRPLTGVLGLQKYYHLCVALTSPSYTYVPLKDNHNEIGVYLDYEQGRVSFYDLSSEDLLFAFPPVSFNGERVFPYFCAFLSHLKLSPRG; from the exons ATGGCTTTTTCTCCCGAACCCAGGCGGACGACGCCAGAGCTTCCCCTCCGTCCCCAAACTCTGCAGCAATTCAAAG TAAACGTGACTCTGGATCCGGACACGGCTGGTCCTGAACTCATCCTCTCCGAAGACCTGAAAGACGCCAGATGGGGAAAACCAAGTCAGGAGATGCCTGACCGTCCTGAGAGATTTGACACTGATCCCTGCATCCTGGGCTGTGGAGGATTCACCTCGGGAAGACACTACTGGGAGGTGGAAGTGGATGGATTGTTCTGGACTGTGGGTGTGGCCAGAGAATCGGTGAGGAGGAAGGGACCCATTATCTTTCGACCCCTCACGGGGGTCTTGGGATTGCAGAAATATTATCACCTCTGCGTGGCGCTCACCAGCCCTTCCTACACCTACGTGCCCCTCAAAGACAACCACAATGAGATTGGCGTCTATCTCGACTATGAGCAGGGGCGTGTGTCGTTTTATGACCTCAGCAGTGAGGATCTGCTCTTCGCTTTCCCGCCAGTCTCTTTCAACGGGGAGAGAGTTTTCCCTTACTTTTGTGCTTTTTTGTCCCACCTAAAACTCTCCCCCAGAGGGTAA